One segment of Gordonia terrae DNA contains the following:
- a CDS encoding FMN-binding glutamate synthase family protein, producing MTNNLSTEQRGLRESATFDRTTIAAIQRAAETGIYDIRGWGAKRKLPHFDDLLFLGASMSRYPLEGYRERCDTDVVLGSRNAKYPLHLSTPVTIAGMSFGALSAGAKEALGRGASEVGTSTTTGDGGMTPEERGQSKNLVYQYLPSRYGMNPDDLRKADAIEIVLGQGAKPGGGGMLLGQKISERVAGMRTLPQGIDQRSACRHPDWTGPDDLAIKINELREITDWEKPIYVKVGATRTYYDVKLAVHSGADVVVVDGMQGGTAATQDVFIEHVGIPTLAAIPQAVQALQELGVHREVQLVVSGGIRNGADVAKAMALGADAVAIGTAALIALGDNDPRYSAEYEALGSAAGFYDDFQDGRDPAGISTQDPELSARFDPVLGGKRLANFLRVMTMEAQTIARACGKAHLQHLEPEDLVAISIEASAMARVPLAGTNWIPGAGL from the coding sequence ATGACCAACAACCTGAGCACCGAACAGCGCGGCCTGCGCGAGTCGGCCACGTTCGATCGCACCACCATCGCCGCGATCCAGCGTGCCGCCGAGACCGGCATCTACGACATCCGCGGCTGGGGCGCCAAGCGCAAGCTGCCGCATTTCGACGACCTGCTGTTCCTCGGCGCCTCGATGTCCCGTTACCCGCTAGAGGGCTATCGTGAACGCTGCGACACCGACGTCGTCCTCGGCAGCCGAAATGCCAAGTACCCGTTGCATCTATCCACTCCGGTGACGATCGCCGGGATGAGCTTCGGTGCGCTGTCGGCCGGGGCGAAAGAAGCGCTGGGGCGCGGGGCCTCGGAGGTCGGTACCTCAACTACCACCGGTGACGGCGGGATGACGCCGGAGGAGCGCGGGCAGTCCAAGAACCTGGTTTACCAATACCTTCCGTCGAGGTACGGGATGAACCCCGACGACCTGCGCAAAGCCGATGCGATCGAGATCGTGCTCGGCCAGGGCGCCAAGCCCGGTGGCGGCGGAATGCTGCTGGGACAGAAGATCTCCGAGCGCGTCGCCGGGATGCGCACCCTACCACAGGGTATCGACCAGCGCAGCGCCTGCCGTCACCCCGACTGGACCGGTCCCGACGACCTCGCGATCAAGATCAACGAACTGCGCGAGATCACCGACTGGGAGAAGCCCATCTATGTGAAGGTCGGTGCCACCCGCACCTACTACGACGTGAAGCTCGCCGTACATTCCGGCGCCGACGTCGTCGTGGTCGACGGCATGCAGGGTGGGACGGCGGCGACCCAGGACGTCTTCATCGAACATGTCGGGATACCGACCCTCGCCGCAATCCCGCAGGCTGTGCAGGCATTGCAGGAGTTGGGTGTTCATCGCGAGGTCCAACTCGTCGTGTCGGGCGGCATCCGCAACGGCGCCGACGTCGCGAAGGCGATGGCCCTCGGTGCCGACGCCGTCGCCATCGGCACCGCAGCGCTGATCGCGTTGGGCGACAACGATCCCCGATACTCCGCGGAGTACGAGGCGCTGGGATCGGCCGCCGGCTTCTACGACGATTTCCAGGACGGGCGTGATCCCGCGGGCATCAGCACGCAGGACCCGGAACTGTCGGCGCGTTTCGACCCAGTCCTCGGCGGAAAGCGACTGGCGAACTTCTTGCGCGTGATGACGATGGAGGCCCAGACGATCGCCCGTGCGTGCGGCAAGGCGCACCTGCAGCACCTGGAACCGGAAGACCTCGTCGCCATCTCGATCGAGGCGTCGGCGATGGCCCGCGTTCCGCTCGCCGGGACGAACTGGATTCCGGGGGCCGGCCTGTGA
- a CDS encoding EthD domain-containing protein has translation MTDSKVIVAIRGDGTSRTAADDLVERCAAAGATRVQVNLSDDAVSGAMRIDELDPPIVAVLSFWARGPGPVLAAVDAAIDGPIAAWEVTARAPLDPDLPADGTRIDALSNVAFLRRPDELDHAEWLRRWLDDHTQVAINTQATFGYVQNIVERPLTEDTPPVAAIVEELFPMAAVSDIHAFYGSGGDQQELERRMTLMLESVSRFGADRHLDVMPTSRYDFDLSRSRT, from the coding sequence GTGACGGATTCCAAGGTGATCGTGGCCATCCGGGGCGACGGGACCAGCCGCACCGCTGCCGACGATCTCGTCGAGCGCTGTGCGGCAGCGGGGGCAACGCGCGTGCAGGTCAACCTCAGCGACGACGCGGTCTCCGGGGCCATGCGCATCGACGAGCTCGACCCGCCCATCGTCGCGGTGCTGTCCTTCTGGGCGCGCGGCCCCGGACCCGTCCTGGCCGCCGTCGATGCCGCGATCGACGGTCCGATCGCCGCCTGGGAGGTCACCGCGCGGGCACCGCTGGATCCGGACCTTCCCGCCGACGGGACGCGGATCGACGCGCTGTCCAACGTCGCATTCCTGCGTCGCCCCGACGAACTCGACCACGCCGAGTGGTTGCGCCGCTGGTTGGACGACCACACCCAGGTCGCCATCAACACCCAGGCCACGTTCGGTTACGTCCAGAACATCGTCGAACGACCGTTGACCGAGGACACCCCGCCGGTCGCGGCCATCGTCGAGGAACTGTTCCCGATGGCGGCGGTCAGCGACATCCACGCGTTCTACGGAAGCGGCGGTGATCAGCAGGAACTCGAGCGTCGGATGACCCTGATGCTCGAGAGCGTGTCCCGCTTCGGCGCGGACCGTCACCTCGACGTGATGCCGACCTCGCGCTACGACTTCGACCTCAGCCGCTCGCGAACCTGA
- a CDS encoding NAD(P)/FAD-dependent oxidoreductase: MSTETASVVIVGGGLEGVAAAWALGQRGITDVIVCERDTVGGGMTGKSSGIVRCHYGVGSLAAMAAYGLEVFEKAEEIFSADIGFRQTGYVVGVGEPNVESMRASLAAQRAVGVQTEEIDAADVAAMWPTADLDPFAAFGWEERGGYGDAYQTAQAFAASARATGIRIRQGTNVTGLVVDSDRVTGVRLADGSTISADTVVVATGVWTKPFLAPFGIDVPIEVHREQIVMIHPGDDLGDVPVFSDLVSLQYVRPDVRGEILFGNSDLAALDIADPDGYRNRADSDFIDLTVEKVGTRFPGFSDPAITTSYAGCYDVTPDWNPIISRGPLDGLVLAAGFSGHGFKISPAVGRLIADLVVDGRSSDPRVPETDFRFSRFDDGDLLKTRFPYVGAGEMR; this comes from the coding sequence GTGAGCACTGAGACCGCCTCGGTCGTCATCGTCGGTGGCGGCCTCGAGGGCGTGGCGGCCGCCTGGGCGTTGGGACAACGCGGCATCACCGATGTGATCGTCTGTGAGCGGGACACCGTCGGTGGCGGGATGACCGGCAAGTCGTCGGGTATCGTCCGCTGCCACTACGGTGTCGGCTCGTTGGCTGCCATGGCCGCCTACGGTCTCGAGGTGTTCGAGAAGGCCGAGGAGATCTTCAGTGCCGACATCGGATTCCGTCAGACCGGTTACGTCGTCGGCGTTGGGGAGCCCAACGTCGAGAGCATGCGCGCGAGCCTCGCCGCGCAGCGTGCGGTGGGTGTACAGACCGAGGAGATCGACGCCGCCGATGTGGCCGCGATGTGGCCGACCGCCGACCTCGACCCGTTCGCGGCCTTCGGCTGGGAGGAGCGTGGCGGGTACGGCGACGCTTATCAGACCGCGCAGGCCTTCGCGGCGTCGGCGCGGGCAACAGGAATCCGAATTCGTCAGGGCACCAACGTCACCGGCCTGGTCGTCGACTCCGACCGGGTGACGGGCGTTCGCCTCGCGGACGGTTCGACGATCTCCGCGGACACCGTGGTGGTCGCCACCGGCGTGTGGACGAAGCCGTTCCTCGCCCCCTTCGGCATCGACGTCCCGATCGAGGTGCACCGCGAGCAGATCGTGATGATTCATCCGGGGGATGATCTCGGAGACGTCCCGGTGTTCTCCGATCTGGTGTCGTTGCAGTATGTCCGCCCGGACGTCCGTGGCGAGATCCTGTTCGGCAACAGCGATCTGGCGGCTCTCGACATCGCGGATCCGGACGGCTACCGCAATCGCGCTGATTCGGACTTCATCGACCTGACCGTCGAGAAGGTCGGCACGCGATTCCCCGGCTTCAGCGATCCGGCGATCACCACGAGCTATGCCGGCTGTTACGACGTGACGCCCGATTGGAACCCGATCATCTCGCGCGGGCCGCTCGACGGCCTCGTGCTGGCCGCCGGCTTCAGCGGGCACGGGTTCAAGATCTCGCCCGCGGTGGGACGGTTGATCGCCGACCTCGTCGTCGACGGTCGCAGCTCCGACCCTAGGGTGCCGGAGACGGACTTCCGCTTCTCACGGTTCGACGACGGCGACCTGCTGAAGACGCGCTTCCCCTACGTGGGGGCGGGGGAGATGCGCTGA
- a CDS encoding helix-turn-helix domain-containing protein, with translation MCQLSGNVVSLYAGSVTDDPLIRNQSGIARERPVDQSVEELELETAIAHNVRRLRRQQGLSVGDMATRVGISKAMLSKIENAQTSCSLSTLARLANGFDVSVTSLFRGAEMERSAVFVKAGEGSEIVREGSREGHEYELLGSLRGEHKRLECLLVTLTEKSVTQPLFQHAGTEFLYVLEGVMDYAHSRSVYRMHPGDSLQLDGEGAHGPVELIELPVRFLSVIAFPDSAV, from the coding sequence ATGTGTCAACTGTCAGGAAACGTTGTTTCTCTCTATGCTGGCAGCGTGACCGACGACCCTTTGATCCGGAATCAGTCTGGAATCGCACGGGAACGCCCCGTCGACCAGTCGGTCGAGGAGCTGGAGCTCGAGACGGCGATCGCGCACAACGTGCGGCGCCTGCGACGTCAGCAGGGACTGTCGGTGGGAGACATGGCCACTCGCGTCGGCATCTCCAAGGCGATGCTGTCGAAGATCGAGAACGCCCAGACCTCGTGCAGTCTCAGCACGCTCGCCCGCCTGGCCAACGGCTTCGACGTGTCGGTCACCTCGCTGTTCCGCGGCGCCGAGATGGAGCGGTCGGCGGTGTTCGTCAAAGCGGGCGAGGGCTCGGAGATCGTGCGCGAGGGGTCCCGGGAGGGTCACGAGTACGAGCTGCTCGGATCGCTGCGCGGTGAGCACAAACGCCTGGAATGTCTGCTCGTCACACTGACGGAGAAGTCGGTGACCCAGCCGTTGTTCCAGCACGCGGGAACAGAGTTCCTGTACGTCCTCGAGGGCGTGATGGACTACGCCCACAGTCGCTCGGTGTACCGGATGCATCCAGGCGACTCGCTACAGCTCGACGGCGAGGGCGCGCATGGACCCGTCGAACTCATCGAGCTGCCGGTGCGCTTCCTGTCGGTGATCGCGTTCCCGGATTCGGCCGTGTGA